The sequence below is a genomic window from Sphingomonas crusticola.
CCAACGCCAGCCTGTCGCAATTCTCCAAGGCGACCGACCTCAAGCGCCGCTTGTGGTTCACCCTCGGCGCGCTGATCGTGTTCCGTCTGCTGTCCTACGTGCCGCTGCCGGGTATCGATCCGCGCGTGCTCGAATCGCTCTTCAATACGACGAAGGGCGGGGTGATGGACTTCTTCAACACCTTCACCGGCGGCGCGCTGACGCGCATGTCGATCGTGGCGCTGGGCGTGATGCCCTACATCACCGCCTCGATCGTGGTGCAGCTTGCGACCTCGCTCAGCCCCAGCCTTGCCGCCATCAAGAAGGAAGGCGAGAGCGGGCGTAAGAAGCTCAACCAATATACGCGTTACGGCACGGTGCTGCTGACCGCGATCCAGGGCTATTTCATCGCGGTCGGGCTCGAAGCGTGGGGCAGCAGCGCCGGCCAGGTCGCCGTCGTGGTTGATCCGATGCTGTTCCGCTTGACGACAGTCATCACGCTCGTCGGTGGCACGATGTTCCTGATGTGGCTCGGCGAGCAGATCACCACCCGCGGCATCGGCAACGGCGTCAGCCTGATCATCATGGCCGGTATCGTCGCCAGCCTGCCGACCACCGTCGCAAGCGCCTTCGAAGCCGCCCGCACCGGTGCGAGCTCGCCCTTCATGGTGCTCGGCGGCTTCGCGCTCGTGATCGGCCTGATCCTGATCATCTGTTTCATGGAGCGCGCGCAGCGCCGCGTGCTGATCCAATATCCCAAGCGTCAGACCCAGCGCGGCATGATGCAGGCCGACAAGAGCCATCTGCCGCTCAAGATCAACACCGCCAACGTCATCCCGCCGATCTTCGCATCGTCGCTGCTGGCGTTGCCGCTGACGATCACGCAGTTTGCCGGCAAGCACCTCAATGGCGAAAGCCGCTGGGGCGATTTCGTGATCTCGATGAACCAGTGGATCGGCCAGGACACGCCGATGTACTTCGTGCTGTACGCGGCCGGGATCATCTTCTTCTCGTTCTTCTACACCGCGGTGGTGTTCAATCCGGAAGAGACGGCCGACAATCTGAAGCGCTACGGCGGCTTCATTCCCGGCATCCGTCCCGGCAAGAATACCGAGACCTATCTCGATTATGTGCTGACCCGGATCACCGTGATCGGCGCGATCTATCTGACCGCGATCTGCGTGTTGCCGGAAATGTTCATGCCGCGGCACCTGGTCGGCTTTGGCGGCACCAGCCTGCTGATCGTGGTCAACGTGACGATCGACACGGTGACCCAGATCCAGAGCCACCTGCTCGCGCATCAATATGGCGACCTCATCAAGAAGGCTCGCCTCAAGGGGGGCGTGCGCCGATGAAGTTGCTGATCCTGCTGGGACCCCCGGGGGCGGGGAAGGGAACGCAGGCGCAGCATCTGGTATCGCGCTTCGGCCTCGTCCAGCTGTCGACAGGCGACATGCTGCGCCAGGCCGTGAAGGATGGGACCGACGTCGGCCGCAAGGCGGAGGCGATCATGAAGGCCGGCCAGCTCGTGCCGGACGAGATCGTCACGTCGCTTATCTCCGAGCAGCTCGACAAGCATGCCCACGCGCCGGGCTTCATCTTCGACGGCTATCCGCGCACACAGGCCCAGGCTGCTTCGCTCGACGCCTTGCTGGCGGAGCGGGGATTGAAGCTCGATCATGTCATCGAGCTCACCGTGGACGAGGAGGCCCTGGTCGAACGCATCGCCGGCCGCTTCACCTGCGCGCGCTGCAACGAAGGCTATCACGACAAGTTCAAGCTGCCGAAGGTGGCAGGCGTGTGCGACATCTGTGCGTCGACGGAGTTCAAACGCCGGCCCGACGACACGGCAGAAACGGTCCGCGCACGGCTTGCGGTCTATCGCGCGGACACTGCCCCGATCCTCCCTTATTATGAGGCGAAGGGGATCGTCAGCCGCGTCGACGGCATGGCGGATATCGCGACGGTCGGCGCCGCGATCGAGCAGATATTGACGGCCGATCCGGCGCTCTCCGGCTGACGTCGGCTTTGCGCGCGATGCCGGGGCGGTGCTTGACTCGCCTCGCGACTCCGCTTACCTAGCTTTCATCCTACGAACCCGGTTTCCGGCAGCGCTGTGGCGCGTGCCGTGTTTTCGCTGTTCGAGGGCTTAACGCGTCGAGATGGGGCGGCGGCCACCCGCCCTGTGGAGCAGGAGAAGCAAGAACCATGGCACGTATCGCGGGTGTTAATATCCCGACCAACAAGCGCGTCGAGATCGCGCTCACCTATATCCACGGCATCGGCCCGACCAAAGCCAAGGAAATCACCGCCAAGCTCGGCATCGAGCCGGCGCGCCGCGTTCAGGATCTTTCGGACCAGGAGGTCCTTCAGATCCGCGAGACGATCGATGCCAGCTACCAGGTGGAGGGCGACCTTCGCCGCCAGGTGGCGATGAACATCAAGCGGCTGATGGATCTGGCCTGCTATCGCGGCCTGCGCCATCGCAAGGGCCTGCCGGTTCACGGCCAGCGCACGCATACCAATGCGCGCACTCGCAAGGGCAAGGCCAAGCCGATCGCCGGCAAGAAGAAGTAATCGGCCGGTCGAGCCGGTTCACCCGGCTCCCGGTCCTTGCAGTATAGGGATACAGGAATAATGGCACGCGAACCTCAGCGCGTTAAGCGGCGCGAGCGCAAGAACATCACCTCTGGCGTCGCGCATGTGAACGCCAGCTTCAACAACACCATGATCACGATCACCGACGCGCAGGGCAATGCGATTTCGTGGTCGTCGGCAGGCATGATGGGCTTCAAGGGGTCGCGTAAGTCGACGCCTTATGCTGCCCAGGTTGCTGCCGAAGACGCGGGCAAGAAGGCCGCCGAGCACGGCGTCCGCACGCTCGAGGTCGAGGTCAAGGGTCCCGGTTCGGGTCGCGAGAGCGCGCTGCGTGCGCTTCAGGCCGTGGGCTTCCACATCACGTCGATCCGCGACGTGACGTCGATCCCGCACAACGGCGTCCGTCCGTCCAAGCGGCGCCGCGTCTAACATCTGTTTTCCCGGGGCTCCGTCCAGCCCCGTTGTATTTTCGATTTCGGCCGCAGCGGACGCGCCGCGGCCCCAGCCCCGAGGGGACCATGATGGCGATCAATGCCAAGAACTGGCAGGAACTGAAGAAGCCCGTCGCGCTCGACAAGAAGGTCGGCGGCGACACCAAGCGCAAGGCGACCTTCGTCGCCGAGCCGCTGGAGCGGGGCTTCGGTCTCACGCTCGGCAACGCGCTGCGGCGCGTTCTCCTGTCTTCGTTGCAGGGTGCCGCCGTGACCTCGATCAAGATCGAGAATGTGCTGCACGAATTCTCCTCGCTTGCCGGCGTGCGGGAGGATGTCACGGACATCGTCTTGAACGTGAAGCAGATCGCGCTGCGCATGCAGGGCGAGGGCTCCAAGCGCCTTCAGCTGTCGGCAACCGGCCCGGCCGAAGTGACCGCGGGCGACATAGTCACCAGCGGCGACATCGAAGTTCTCAATCCTGAACTGGTGATCTGCCACCTCGACGAAGGCGCGACGCTCAACATGGAGCTGACCGCACAATCGGGTAAGGGCTATGTCCCGGCTTCCGCCAACCGTCCGGCCGATGCGCCGATCGGCGTCATCCCGGTCGATGCGCTTTATTCGCCCGTCCGCCAGGTCGCGTACAAGGTCGAGAATACCCGCGTCGGCCAGGAGCTCGATTACGACAAGCTCACGCTGACGATCGAAACCGACGGCACCGTTACTCCGGACGATGCGATCGCTTATTCCGCCCGCATCCTGCAGGACCAGCTCCAGCTGTTCGTCCACTTCGACGAGGGCATGAGCGTGTCCGCCCCGTCGCAGTCGTCGGCCATGGCGCCGATGGGCGGTGGCGTGACCGAGCCGGAAGCCAATTCGAACCAGCTCAACCGTTTCCTTCTCAAGAAGGTCGACGAGCTCGAATTGTCGGTGCGTTCGGCCAATTGCCTCAAGAACGACAACATCATCTACATCGGCGACCTCGTTCAGAAGACCGAGGCCGAGATGCTGCGCACGCCGAATTTCGGCCGCAAGTCGCTCAACGAGATCAAGGAAGTCCTCGCTTCGATGGGGCTGCGCCTGGGCATGGAAATTCCCGGCTGGCCGCCTGAGAATATCGAGGAAATGGCCAAGAAGCTCGAACAGGAATTCTGATGCGGCGGGGTGCTTCAGCACCGCACCCATCAAGAGGGCTAAGGGCGGTGGCCCAATTCACTGCCGGGCTGGGGGTACCTCGTACGGCCCCCTGACGAACTGAAGGAAGAATATCATGCGTCATCGTGTCGGCGGCCGTAAGCTGCAGCGTACCTCCTCGCACCGTACCGCCTTGTTCCGCAACCAGGCGGCCGCGCTGATCAAGCACGAGCAGATCACGACCACGCTCGCCAAGGCGAAGGAGCTTCGCCCCTATGTCGAGAAGCTGGTCACGCTCGCCAAGAAGGGCGGTCTTTCGAACCGCCGTCTGGCGCATTCGCGCTTGCTCGACGACACCCAGCTGGTGAAGCTGTTCGACGTGATTGGCCCGCGTTATGCCGAGCGCAACGGCGGCTATATCCGCGTCATTCGCGCCGGTATCCGCGCTTCCGACGCGGCCTCGATGGCGGTGATCGAGTTCGTCGATCGCGACGTCTCGGCCAAGGGCCAGGATTCGGGCCCCGTGCTCGAAGAGGAAGCCGAAGCCGCCTGACCCTATCGGTCAGTGTGAATTAGACAGAGGCCCCGGTTTCGACCGGGGCCTTTTCCTTTGGGTATTGACGCGCGGGAGCGTCTTGGCTGGACAAGTTTTCCGCCCCTCCTTATCCGCCGCCCATGAGCGCCGCCCCCACCGATTGCATCCTGATCGTCGACTTCGGCAGCCAGGTCACCCAGCTGATTGCCCGCCGCGTGCGCGAGGCCGGCGTCTACAGCGAAATCGCCCCCTTCAATCAGGCAGATGCCGCGTTCGAGCGGCTGCAACCCAAAGGCATCATCTTCTCGGGCGGCCCGTCATCGGTAATGTGGGATGATAGCCCGCGCGCGCCGCAGCATCTGTTCGATCGTGGCCTGCCGATCCTTGCGATCTGCTACGGCCAGCAGACGATGGCGCACCAATTGGGTGGGCGGGTCGCCCCGTCGGACAGCCGCGAATTCGGACGGGCCTTCATCGACATCGTTGCCGAATCGGCGCTGTTCGACGGGCTGTGGAAGGTGGGCGAAAGCCACCAGGTGTGGATGAGTCATGGTGACCGGGTCGAGGCGCTTCCGGATGGCTTCAAGGTGGTCGCCCAGTCCGCGGGCGCCCCGTACGCGATCGCCACCGACGAGGCGCGGCGCTTCTATTCCATGATGTTCCACCCGGAGGTGGTGCACACACCCGACGGCGGCAAGCTCATTGCCAATTTCGCGCGCCACGTCTGTGGATTGGCTGGCGACTGGACGATGGCGGAATTCCGCGCCGCCAAGATCGCCGACATCCGCGCCCAGGTCGGCGGTGGCAAGGTCATCTGCGGTTTGTCGGGCGGCGTCGACAGCGCGGTCGCCGCAGTCTTGATCCATGAGGCAATCGGCGATCAGCTCACCTGCGTATTCGTCGATCATGGGCTGATGCGGCTGGGCGAAGCTGAGCAAGTGGTCAGCCTGTTCCGCGAACATTATGGCATTCCATTGGTCCACGTCGACTGCAGCGACACGATGCTTGGCGGCCTGGCCGGGCTCACCGATCCGGAAGCCAAGCGCAAATTCATCGGCAAGACCTTCATCGATGTGTTTGATGCCGAGGCGACCAAGATCGGCGGGGCCGATTTCCTGGCGCAAGGGACGCTCTATCCCGACGTAATCGAGAGCGTCAGCTTCACCGGCGGCCCGTCGGTGACGATCAAGAGTCACCACAATGTCGGCGGCCTGCCTGAGCGCATGAAGATGCAGCTGGTCGAGCCGCTGCGGGAATTGTTCAAGGACGAGGTGCGGGTGCTCGGGCAGGAACTCGGCCTGCCGGCGGCGTTCGTCGGACGTCATCCGTTCCCCGGCCCGGGGCTCGCTATCCGCATCCCGGGTGAGGTTACCAAGGAGCGCTGCGACATCCTGCGCAAGGCCGACGCCATCTATTTGGATGAGATCCGCCGCGCCGGCCTCTACGACGCGATCTGGCAGGCCTTCGCCGTCCTGCTGCCGGTGCGCACGGTCGGCGTAATGGGCGACCACCGTACCTACGACAATGTCTGCGCGTTGCGCGCCGTCACCTCGACCGACGGCATGACCGCCGACATCTACCCGTTCGATTCGGCCTTCCTGTCCCGCGTCGCCACCCGCATCGTCAACGAGGTGCAGGGCATCAACCGCGTCGTGTACGATTATACCTCCAAGCCGCCGGGGACCATCGAGTGGGAATGACCGCCACGATCCACGGCATCGAGAATTGCGATACGATGAAGAAGGCGTTCGCCTGGCTGGACGCCAACGGCATCGCCTATGATTTCCACGATTATAAGAAGGCCGGCGTGGCGGAAGATCAGCTTGTCCGCTGGAGTGACATTGCCGGTTGGGAAAAGGTGATCAACCGGGCCGGACCGACGTTCCGCAAATTGCCGGATCACGCCAGGCAAGACCTGGACCAAGCCAAGGCGATCGCGCTCATGATGGGGAATCCATCGATGATCAAGCGTCCGATCCTGGAGGTCGGCGGCGAGCTCGAGATCGGGTTCAAACCCGAGCGGTACGCCGTTCTTTTCCACTAACCGCGCTAAGTATCGGCGGTTCGCGGATCCCTGGAATCCGTCAGGCCTTCACGAACCGATAAGCGAAGCGATCGGTCTTATCCTTGATCGAGGGATCGAACACCTTGATCGCGTGGGGATCGTCCTTGTTCGCGACGATGCTGCTTTCCGCGTCCAGCACGAAGCCGGCCGCCTCGACCTCCGCGCGAACCGACGCAGGGTCGATCCGATGCAGCGCCTGGGTGTCGCTCGTGCCCGACCCGGCGGCGGCGGCGTGGTCGATGATGACGTAGGCTCCGCCGGGCTTAAGCCGCTCATAGACTGCACGATTGAACTCGCCAGCGGTCGCCCCTTTAGCCTGGATCAGCGCGGTGTGGAAATCGTGGTAGAACAGGTGCAACCAAAGGACATCCGCAGGTTCCGTGACCTCCGGCATCGCGACGAGGTCCGCCGAGACCGCCTCGACATTCTCCCGGCCCGGCTCGCCCGCAACCGCCCGCATCTGATCGACTGCGTCTTTCTTGATCTGGACGATTTCGGTCGGCACAAAACCGAAAACCCGCCCTTCGGGGCCGACGACGTCAGAGAAGATACGGGTCCAGTCGCCGTCGCCCGGCCAAACGTCGATGACGGTGGTGCCCACAGCGACACGTGCGAACCGGATCAACTCGGATTGCTTGGCTTGGTCGTACATTGGGACCTCCGTTACGACAATCTATGCAGCGCCTGGGCGGCGCTGGCCATCATGAAGCGCGCAGATCGCTGCCGTCCCCCGGCACATCTGCTGCATTCTCAGGGTCCGACACGGCCGCGGCCCGCGCCAATGCCTGCGTGTCGACATATTCGCGGATGTTCGTCAGCTTGCCGTCGCGGACCGTGATGGCGAAGATCCAGTCATCCGTGAACGGCTTGTTCGTGGCTTTGACCTTTCCTTCGGCATAGCCGACGACCAGAACCCTGTCGCCCAGCGCGATATACTCCCGGGGCTCCGAGAGCGACAGCTCCATGGTTTCGGACTCCGTCTTCAATAGTTCGGTCAGCCCGGCATGTCCCCGGTGCGTTCCGGCCAGCGGCCAGTCCTCGCCCGGAACGATCCACTCGATATCTTCGGCGGCAAGCGCGAGCATGGTCGCGCTGTCCCCGCCGAAGGCCGCGGCGAAGAAGTCTTTCACGCTCTGGATGTTCTTCTCAATGCTCATGGCATTTTCTCCATTTCCCTCGGATCTTGTCGGTTCGATCCGGTCACTGTGCCGGTGGGAAAGCCGCGTTCGTCAGTCGAACTTGACGAGGTCCTTGAAGATCAACCGACCCCAGATGTTGCCGTGCGCCTGGACAAGCAGTCCGCCTTCCGAAAGTCCGCCAAGTTTGATCGGCGCAAACCCGAGCTGTTCCGCAAGCGCCCCAATCTCATCCGCGGCAGCGTCATCGTCGCTCGCCAGGAATAGGACTCTGCGGCCACCATGGACTGCCGGATCCTGAACCAGGACGGAAGCGACCAGATGGTTGAAGCCCTTGACTAGCCTTGCGCCGGTGAAGGCCTGGGCGACGACCCGGGCGGAAGGCTGTCCGCCCAGTTCCTCATCGGGAACGCCATAGGCGTTGGTGACATCGACGATGATCTTGCCCTGCCAGTTCGGCAGTGCCTTGGCGACGTCCGGGTGCGACTGGAAGCGCACGGCCATAAAGATGATGTCCGCCTTGACGGCTTCCGCCAGTGTTTTGGGGATGATCCCCGGGCCGATCGCGGCCGCGACCGCCGCGAAGCTTTCCGGATCGCGCGTGGTGGCAACGGACACTTCGATGCCCTTGCGGGCAAACGCCTTGGCGAGAGTCTGGCCGATCTCGCCGAAGCCGATGATTGCGTAGCTCATATCATTTCTCCGATTTGCGGGATGCCGGGCTCAGACCTGCGCCATGCCGCCGTCGACGGCGAGATCCACGCCGGTGATGTAAGAACTTTCATCGGCCGCGAGGAATGTGACGGCATCCGCAATCTCCTGGGGCTCGCCCCTGCGACCCATCGGGATCTGTGTGGTGAACTGGGCGACGGCTTGCTCGGCCTGTTCAGGCGTCAGACCTGTCGTCGTCGCCAGTGCCGGAGTATCGATTGGTCCGGGGCTCATGGAATTGACGCGGATTTTGCGGTCCTTCAGCTCCAGCGTCCAGGCGCGCGCGAAATTGCGCACCGCCGCCTTGCTCGCCGCGTAGGTGCTGAAGCCCGGCAGCCCCAACACGTTGGAAACCGACGAGGTGAGGATGATCGAGCCGCCGTCCCTGAAAAGCGGAAGCGCCTTCTGCACGGTGAAGAACAGTCCCTTCACGTTCACGTCGAACGTCTGGTCGAAATGGGCCTCGGTCGCTGTCGCGAGCGGGGCGATCGTACCCGCGCCGGCGTTCGCAAAGAGAATGTCGATGTGGCCATGTTTCTCTTTCACGGCGGCGTAAAGCCGATCCAGGTCGTCCAAGCGCGACACGTCGCCCACGACCGTCGTGACGTCCCCGCCGATCGAGGCTGCGGCCTCCTCCAGCTCTTTCTCGCGTCGTCCGGTGATCACAACCAGCGCGCCTTCTTCCACGAAGCGCTTGGCGGTAGCCAACCCGATTCCGCTGCTCCCGCCCGTGATGACGGCGATCTTACCTTGTAGCTTTTTCATAGTCTTATCCTTCGTTGAGTGGGGACGCGGCATGGGCCGCACCGGGGTCAGAGTTGCGCCAGCCCGCCGTCGACGGCGAGTTCGCTGGCGGTCATGAAGCTGCTGTCATCCGAAGCGAGAAAGGCAGCCGCCGCCCCGACCTCCGCGGGATCGCCCATGCGCTGGAGCGCGGTCATCGAGCCGTAGGCTTTCTGACCCTCCTCGCCGAGCGCTGCCTTGGCGAGTTCGGTCGCCGTCGGCCCCGGCGACAGCACGTTGACCCGGATACCGGTGCCCTTCAGGTCCTCCGCCCAAGTCCGCGCGAGGTTGCGCACGGCGGCCTTGCTGGCGCTGTAGGCGGTGAATCCGGGGGCGCCGGTCGTGCCGGCGCTCGATCCGGTCAGGATGATCGACCCGCCCGCGCCCATTAGCGGCAACGCCTTCTGGACCGTGAAGATCGTGCCCTTCACATTAGTGGCGAAGGTATCGTCGATATGCTCGGCGGTGATCTGGCCGAGCGCAAGCGGGCTTCCCGCCCCCGCATTCGCGAAGACGACGTCGAGCGTTCCGCGCTCGGCCTTCACCGCCGCGTAAAACCGGTCGAGGTCGGCCTCGTCCGAGACCGAGCCCTTCACCCCGCGGGCATTGGGCCCGAGCTCGGCAACGGCGGCATCGAGTGCGTCCTGCCGACGGCCGTAGATGAAGACGACGGCACCCTCTTCGATGAAGCGCCTTGCAGCGGCGAGGCCGATCCCGGTGGCGCCGCCGGTAATGACGGCGGTCTTTTCATTCAATCTCGTCATGTCGTGCATCCTTCGTTCGCGGTCTCAGGTTTCGGCTGGCGGAGCCGCCCGGACCTCAACATGGGTCCGCCACTGCCGGCCCATCAGTGCGAAATCGCGCACATCGGTGGTGCAAAATCGATCCGGCAAGGTGATCGTCCGCGCCCGTCACGCTTCAGCGTGCTAGAAAGGGGAGGAATCGAATCCGCATCGCGCGGCGCGAGAACGCACCATGATAGACTGGGATGACGTCCGCTATTTTCTTGCCGCCGCTCGCGGAGGCTCGGTGCGGGCTGCCGCCGCGCGCCTTGGGGTGAACCATTCAACCGTGTTGCGGCGCATCACCCAGTTGGAGGAACGTCTTGGGGCGCAGATGTTCGAAAAGCTGCCTTCGGGTTACCGCTTGACGGCTGCGGGGGAGGAGGTCCTCGAGCTTGCAGCCCAGATGGAAGCGTCCTCGCATCAGCTGGAGACGCGTGTCCTCGGGCGCGACCAAAGCGTGCGCGGGCTTTTGCGGGTGACGTTGACACCCATCCTTGCCACCCACCTGCTCATGCCGGACTTCGCCGATTTCGCGCGTCTGCATCCGGACATCGAAATGGAAATCCTGTCGTCCGGCGAGCTGGCAAACCTGACGAACCGCGAGGCCGACGTGGCGATCAGGGTCGTTTACGACCGCCAGACCCTGCCGCTCAATCTTCACGGCCTGAAGGGCCCGGAGCTGTTCGGCGGCGTCTACATATCCCGCGATCGCCTGGCCGCATCGCGCGCGGGCACGCCCGATCCGATCCGCTGGATCGTCATAAGCATGCACGGCATTCCGGATTGGGCCAGCGGGGGGGAGGTCCGCACTACCGGCGTTCCGTTCAGGGTCACGGATGCCGGGGCGGAGATCGCGGCCGTACGACAAGGTCTCGGGATCACGACCCTGCCATGCTTCGTCGGAGATCCCGACCCCCTGCTGGTGCGGGTGCCGGGCACCGAGTTGCACATGTATGGAACGCTCTGGCTTCTCACCCAAGGCGAGACACGGAAGACGAAGCGCGTGCGGCTCTTCACGGACTTCGTATCCCATAGGCTCGCCGCCTATGCTTCGCTTCTCGCGGGCCTGTCCACGCGGGACGACTGATGCCAGGCGGGTCGCTGACGGAGGCGGCTGGCCCACCCCGTCTGCAGCCCGTGCTGGCGGCGTCGCGTTCTTCGCGTGCGTTCGCCGTCCGTCGGTGGCTACGATGATTTGGATTGGGCGGTGACGGGCTGATCCCGCGCTCTGCTGAAAATATCCCATACCGCCATGAACAAAGCGGCGATGACGGGCCCGACGACGAAACCGTTGAAGCCCATCATCTCGAAGCCGCCGAGGGTGGAGATCAGCACGACATAATCCGGCATGCGCGCATCGCGGCCGACCAGGATCGGGCGCACGACATTGTCGACGCTGCTGATGATGAAGAAGCCGCACAAAGCGAGCACGATACCTTGCCACACCGAACCGGTTGCAAGCAGGTAGAGCGCGACCGGAACCCAAACCAGGCCGGTGCCGACCGCCGGGAACAAGGAGAAGATCCCCATCGCCACGCCCCACAATAAAGGGCTGGGGATGCCGAGCACCCAGAAGGTGAGCCCGCCGATCAAGCCCTGGAGCAGCGCCACGATCAGGCTGCCCTTGATCGTCGCGCGGATCACCGCGACGAACTTGCTTACCAGA
It includes:
- a CDS encoding class I SAM-dependent methyltransferase, whose amino-acid sequence is MYDQAKQSELIRFARVAVGTTVIDVWPGDGDWTRIFSDVVGPEGRVFGFVPTEIVQIKKDAVDQMRAVAGEPGRENVEAVSADLVAMPEVTEPADVLWLHLFYHDFHTALIQAKGATAGEFNRAVYERLKPGGAYVIIDHAAAAGSGTSDTQALHRIDPASVRAEVEAAGFVLDAESSIVANKDDPHAIKVFDPSIKDKTDRFAYRFVKA
- a CDS encoding nuclear transport factor 2 family protein, which codes for MSIEKNIQSVKDFFAAAFGGDSATMLALAAEDIEWIVPGEDWPLAGTHRGHAGLTELLKTESETMELSLSEPREYIALGDRVLVVGYAEGKVKATNKPFTDDWIFAITVRDGKLTNIREYVDTQALARAAAVSDPENAADVPGDGSDLRAS
- a CDS encoding arsenate reductase, translated to MTATIHGIENCDTMKKAFAWLDANGIAYDFHDYKKAGVAEDQLVRWSDIAGWEKVINRAGPTFRKLPDHARQDLDQAKAIALMMGNPSMIKRPILEVGGELEIGFKPERYAVLFH
- the rpsK gene encoding 30S ribosomal protein S11, with protein sequence MAREPQRVKRRERKNITSGVAHVNASFNNTMITITDAQGNAISWSSAGMMGFKGSRKSTPYAAQVAAEDAGKKAAEHGVRTLEVEVKGPGSGRESALRALQAVGFHITSIRDVTSIPHNGVRPSKRRRV
- the rplQ gene encoding 50S ribosomal protein L17, which produces MRHRVGGRKLQRTSSHRTALFRNQAAALIKHEQITTTLAKAKELRPYVEKLVTLAKKGGLSNRRLAHSRLLDDTQLVKLFDVIGPRYAERNGGYIRVIRAGIRASDAASMAVIEFVDRDVSAKGQDSGPVLEEEAEAA
- the guaA gene encoding glutamine-hydrolyzing GMP synthase yields the protein MSAAPTDCILIVDFGSQVTQLIARRVREAGVYSEIAPFNQADAAFERLQPKGIIFSGGPSSVMWDDSPRAPQHLFDRGLPILAICYGQQTMAHQLGGRVAPSDSREFGRAFIDIVAESALFDGLWKVGESHQVWMSHGDRVEALPDGFKVVAQSAGAPYAIATDEARRFYSMMFHPEVVHTPDGGKLIANFARHVCGLAGDWTMAEFRAAKIADIRAQVGGGKVICGLSGGVDSAVAAVLIHEAIGDQLTCVFVDHGLMRLGEAEQVVSLFREHYGIPLVHVDCSDTMLGGLAGLTDPEAKRKFIGKTFIDVFDAEATKIGGADFLAQGTLYPDVIESVSFTGGPSVTIKSHHNVGGLPERMKMQLVEPLRELFKDEVRVLGQELGLPAAFVGRHPFPGPGLAIRIPGEVTKERCDILRKADAIYLDEIRRAGLYDAIWQAFAVLLPVRTVGVMGDHRTYDNVCALRAVTSTDGMTADIYPFDSAFLSRVATRIVNEVQGINRVVYDYTSKPPGTIEWE
- a CDS encoding DNA-directed RNA polymerase subunit alpha; its protein translation is MAINAKNWQELKKPVALDKKVGGDTKRKATFVAEPLERGFGLTLGNALRRVLLSSLQGAAVTSIKIENVLHEFSSLAGVREDVTDIVLNVKQIALRMQGEGSKRLQLSATGPAEVTAGDIVTSGDIEVLNPELVICHLDEGATLNMELTAQSGKGYVPASANRPADAPIGVIPVDALYSPVRQVAYKVENTRVGQELDYDKLTLTIETDGTVTPDDAIAYSARILQDQLQLFVHFDEGMSVSAPSQSSAMAPMGGGVTEPEANSNQLNRFLLKKVDELELSVRSANCLKNDNIIYIGDLVQKTEAEMLRTPNFGRKSLNEIKEVLASMGLRLGMEIPGWPPENIEEMAKKLEQEF
- a CDS encoding NADPH-dependent F420 reductase; amino-acid sequence: MSYAIIGFGEIGQTLAKAFARKGIEVSVATTRDPESFAAVAAAIGPGIIPKTLAEAVKADIIFMAVRFQSHPDVAKALPNWQGKIIVDVTNAYGVPDEELGGQPSARVVAQAFTGARLVKGFNHLVASVLVQDPAVHGGRRVLFLASDDDAAADEIGALAEQLGFAPIKLGGLSEGGLLVQAHGNIWGRLIFKDLVKFD
- a CDS encoding adenylate kinase, whose amino-acid sequence is MKLLILLGPPGAGKGTQAQHLVSRFGLVQLSTGDMLRQAVKDGTDVGRKAEAIMKAGQLVPDEIVTSLISEQLDKHAHAPGFIFDGYPRTQAQAASLDALLAERGLKLDHVIELTVDEEALVERIAGRFTCARCNEGYHDKFKLPKVAGVCDICASTEFKRRPDDTAETVRARLAVYRADTAPILPYYEAKGIVSRVDGMADIATVGAAIEQILTADPALSG
- the rpsM gene encoding 30S ribosomal protein S13, with translation MARIAGVNIPTNKRVEIALTYIHGIGPTKAKEITAKLGIEPARRVQDLSDQEVLQIRETIDASYQVEGDLRRQVAMNIKRLMDLACYRGLRHRKGLPVHGQRTHTNARTRKGKAKPIAGKKK
- a CDS encoding SDR family NAD(P)-dependent oxidoreductase, with amino-acid sequence MKKLQGKIAVITGGSSGIGLATAKRFVEEGALVVITGRREKELEEAAASIGGDVTTVVGDVSRLDDLDRLYAAVKEKHGHIDILFANAGAGTIAPLATATEAHFDQTFDVNVKGLFFTVQKALPLFRDGGSIILTSSVSNVLGLPGFSTYAASKAAVRNFARAWTLELKDRKIRVNSMSPGPIDTPALATTTGLTPEQAEQAVAQFTTQIPMGRRGEPQEIADAVTFLAADESSYITGVDLAVDGGMAQV
- the secY gene encoding preprotein translocase subunit SecY; amino-acid sequence: MASAAEQLASNASLSQFSKATDLKRRLWFTLGALIVFRLLSYVPLPGIDPRVLESLFNTTKGGVMDFFNTFTGGALTRMSIVALGVMPYITASIVVQLATSLSPSLAAIKKEGESGRKKLNQYTRYGTVLLTAIQGYFIAVGLEAWGSSAGQVAVVVDPMLFRLTTVITLVGGTMFLMWLGEQITTRGIGNGVSLIIMAGIVASLPTTVASAFEAARTGASSPFMVLGGFALVIGLILIICFMERAQRRVLIQYPKRQTQRGMMQADKSHLPLKINTANVIPPIFASSLLALPLTITQFAGKHLNGESRWGDFVISMNQWIGQDTPMYFVLYAAGIIFFSFFYTAVVFNPEETADNLKRYGGFIPGIRPGKNTETYLDYVLTRITVIGAIYLTAICVLPEMFMPRHLVGFGGTSLLIVVNVTIDTVTQIQSHLLAHQYGDLIKKARLKGGVRR
- a CDS encoding SDR family NAD(P)-dependent oxidoreductase, whose product is MTRLNEKTAVITGGATGIGLAAARRFIEEGAVVFIYGRRQDALDAAVAELGPNARGVKGSVSDEADLDRFYAAVKAERGTLDVVFANAGAGSPLALGQITAEHIDDTFATNVKGTIFTVQKALPLMGAGGSIILTGSSAGTTGAPGFTAYSASKAAVRNLARTWAEDLKGTGIRVNVLSPGPTATELAKAALGEEGQKAYGSMTALQRMGDPAEVGAAAAFLASDDSSFMTASELAVDGGLAQL